The nucleotide sequence ACGCCGGGCAGCTGCCGCGGCCCGGGCTGCCGGACGGTCCGCGGAAAGCCGGACGGGGACCGGCCCCGCTACCGCGACCAGGTGTTCGCTCAGGAATCCAGGTAGCGCAGCACCGCGAGCACCCGGCGGTTGTCCCCTTCGGACGGTGGCAGGCCGAGCTTGCCGAAGATCGACGTCACGTACTTCTCCACCGAGCCGGGCGAAAGGAACAGCTTCGCCGCGATCGCGGAGTTCGACCGGCCTTCCGCCATCAGGCCCAGCACATCGCGTTCCCGCGGGGTGAGCGCGCCGAGCGCGTCCGTCCGGCGCGTCGCCGAGAACAGCTGGCTGACGACTTCGGAGTCGAGGACCGTTTCGCCGTCCGCCACCCGGCGCAGCGCGTCGAGGAAGTCCGAGACCTCGGCCACGCGGTCTTTGAGCAGGTAGCCGACGCCGCCCGCGCGGTCGGCCAGCAGCTGGGCCGCGTACTTCGTCTCGACGTACTGGGAAAACAGCAGGATCGCGCAGCCCGGGAGCTCGCGGCGCAGCGCGATCGCCGCCCGCAGGCCTTCGTCGGTGTGCGTCGGCGGCATCCTGATGTCCACAATGGACACGTCGGGTGCGTGGGTGCCGACCGCTTCGCGCAGCGCGTCGGCGTCCTTCACCGCGGCGACGACTTGGTGGCCGCGGAAGGTCAGCAGCTCGACGAGGCCGTGGCGCAGGATGGTGGAGTCCTCCGCGATGACGATCCGCATGCCGCGACCCTAGCGGGGCAGCGGCACCCGTGCGGACACTTCGGTCGGACCGCCTTGCGGGCTGCTGACGGTCAGTTCGCCGTCGACCGTGCGCAGCCGCTCGGCGACGCCGGCCAGGCCGCCGCCCGGCACGATCCGCGCGCCGCCGGAGCCGCTGTCGCGGACACGCAGCCGCAGGACGTCGCGCTCCTCGGTGACTTCGACCAGCGTCGTCCCGCCGTGTTTCGCGGCGTTCGTGAGCAGCT is from Amycolatopsis mediterranei and encodes:
- a CDS encoding response regulator; amino-acid sequence: MRIVIAEDSTILRHGLVELLTFRGHQVVAAVKDADALREAVGTHAPDVSIVDIRMPPTHTDEGLRAAIALRRELPGCAILLFSQYVETKYAAQLLADRAGGVGYLLKDRVAEVSDFLDALRRVADGETVLDSEVVSQLFSATRRTDALGALTPRERDVLGLMAEGRSNSAIAAKLFLSPGSVEKYVTSIFGKLGLPPSEGDNRRVLAVLRYLDS